In a genomic window of Vigna angularis cultivar LongXiaoDou No.4 chromosome 6, ASM1680809v1, whole genome shotgun sequence:
- the LOC108341615 gene encoding uncharacterized protein LOC108341615 encodes MEQQRLSGLSIGKEKSKKLVQIWKLIQDDGRGGGGGGVTSGGGGGDEGGGGGGDEGGGGGGGEGVTNGGGGDGGGGGGGVIRGEGDGGEGEIGGGIGYNEGGESGGNNGGDSIGGNNVGDSIGGNNGDEIGGDNGGNVVGGRTGGKSGDNGGASTGGDNGGETGGNNGGNVKGGNNGGEIGDNDGGESGGDNGGNVAGGRTGGKSGDNGGASTGGDNGGETGGNNGGNVKGGNNGGEIGDNDGGESEGDNGGESIGGNNGGEIGGDNGGNNDGVIGGNNGGKSEGDSKGGKSGGETGGGNGANVEGGNNGGELGGKDGDKSGGNGDSIGGNNGGETGGDNGGNVEGGNSGGESGGDNGGDSIGDNNGGKKEGDNGGVIGGNNGGKSGGDSKGEKNGGEIGGDNGGNVEGGITDGEIGGNTGGESGGDNGGDSRGDNGGNIVGGNNGGVIGGNNGDKSGGDPKGEKSGGEMGGNIEGDNNGGEIGSKDGDKSGANGNNVEGDNNGGEIGGNDGESEGGGVIGGGGGGGVIGGGGGVLCIGSGGM; translated from the coding sequence ATGGAGCAACAAAGACTGTCTGGCCTTAGTAttggtaaagaaaaatctaaaaagttGGTGCAAATTTGGAAACTTATACAAGATGATGGtcgtggaggaggaggaggcgGTGTTACAAGTGGAGGAGGAGGTGGTGACGAAGGTGGAGGGGGAGGTGGTGACGAAGGTGGAGGGGGAGGTGGTGGCGAAGGTGTGACAAATGGAGGGGGAGGTGATGGTGGAGGGGGAGGAGGTGGTGTAATAAGGGGAGAAGGAGATGGTGGCGAAGGTGAAATTGGTGGTGGGATAGGATATAATGAAGGTGGCGAGTCAGGAGGAAATAATGGTGGTGATTCTATAGGTGGTAATAATGTTGGTGATTCTATAGGTGGTAATAATGGTGATGAGATTGGAGGTGACAATGGAGGTAATGTTGTTGGTGGCAGAACTGGTGGTAAGTCAGGAGATAATGGTGGTGCTTCTACTGGAGGAGATAATGGTGGTGAGACTGGAGGTAACAATGGAGGTAATGTTAAGGGTGGAAATAATGGTGGTGAGATAGGAGATAACGATGGTGGTGAGTCAGGAGGTGATAATGGAGGTAATGTTGCTGGTGGCAGAACTGGTGGTAAGTCAGGAGATAATGGTGGTGCTTCTACTGGAGGAGATAATGGTGGTGAGACTGGAGGTAACAATGGAGGTAATGTTAAGGGTGGAAATAATGGTGGTGAGATAGGAGATAACGATGGTGGTGAGTCAGAAGGTGATAATGGTGGTGAGTCTATAGGTGGTAATAATGGTGGTGAGATAGGAGGTGATAACGGAGGCAACAATGATGGTGTGATAGGAGGTAACAATGGTGGTAAATCAGAAGGTGACTCTAAGGGTGGAAAAAGTGGTGGAGAGACAGGAGGTGGCAATGGAGCTAACGTTGAAGGTGGGAATAATGGTGGTGAGTTAGGAGGTAAAGATGGTGATAAGTCAGGAGGTAATGGTGACTCTATAGGTGGTAATAATGGTGGTGAGACCGGAGGTGACAACGGAGGTAACGTTGAAGGTGGTAACAGTGGTGGTGAGTCAGGAGGTGATAATGGTGGTGACTCTATAGGTGACAATAATGGTGGCAAGAAAGAAGGTGACAATGGTGGTGTAATAGGAGGTAACAATGGTGGAAAGTCAGGAGGTGACTCTAAGGGTGAGAAAAATGGTGGAGAGATAGGAGGTGATAATGGAGGTAATGTTGAAGGCGGCATTACTGATGGTGAAATAGGAGGAAACACTGGTGGTGAGTCAGGAGGTGACAATGGTGGTGACTCTAGAGGTGACAATGGAGGCAATATTGTGGGCGGTAACAACGGTGGTGTAATAGGAGGTAACAATGGTGATAAGTCAGGAGGTGACCCTAAGGGTGAAAAAAGTGGTGGAGAGATGGGAGGTAACATTGAGGGTGACAATAATGGTGGTGAGATAGGAAGTAAAGATGGTGATAAGTCAGGAGCTAATGGAAACAACGTTGAAGGTGACAATAATGGGGGTGAGATTGGAGGTAATGATGGTGAATCAGAAGGTGGTGGTGTGATaggaggaggtggtggtggtggtgtgataggaggtggtggtggtgtcTTATGTATTGGAAGTGGTGGGATGTAA
- the LOC108342610 gene encoding putative lipid-binding protein AIR1: protein MALKGTIASNVVALLLCFNMLSYNIVSSTYIPVIPDPSVPYKKGTCPVDTVKLGVCAKVLNLADVKLGSPPTLPCCSLIKDLADIEVSACLYTAIKANVLGINLSLPISLNVLLNNCGRKRSNADFQFP from the coding sequence ATGGCTTTGAAGGGCACTATTGCATCCAATGTTGTTGCTCTGCTCCTTTGTTTCAACATGCTTTCCTATAACATAGTGAGTTCCACCTACATTCCTGTAATCCCAGATCCATCAGTGCCCTATAAAAAGGGTACGTGTCCTGTGGACACAGTTAAGTTGGGTGTGTGTGCCAAAGTGTTGAACTTGGCCGACGTTAAACTGGGGTCACCACCAACCCTACCATGCTGCAGCCTAATCAAGGATCTGGCTGATATTGAAGTTTCTGCTTGCCTTTACACTGCCATCAAAGCTAACGTCCTTGGCATCAACCTTAGCCTCCCAATTTCCTTAAACGTACTGCTCAACAACTGTGGGAGgaaaagatcaaacgctgattTCCAGTTCCCTTAA